The following are from one region of the Paenibacillus sp. KS-LC4 genome:
- a CDS encoding DUF402 domain-containing protein, whose protein sequence is MESYQHCVIKSFKHDGSIHRCWEHNWLIPAHLLLPQHAALGFMVTINFETPIVEASGKVWMSEVPAVSFFLPGQWYNVVALLEEGGIRYYCNLTSPYTWNNTLLTYIDYDLDVIRLPDGSRRVVDEDEYELHNAKYGYPRDVQEHVLEGLNKLLLQMDEQEPPFHDEVIIAYYEAWRKSL, encoded by the coding sequence ATGGAATCTTATCAGCATTGCGTCATCAAGAGCTTCAAGCACGATGGAAGCATTCATCGCTGCTGGGAGCATAATTGGCTTATTCCGGCACATCTGCTCCTTCCGCAGCACGCTGCACTTGGGTTTATGGTGACGATCAACTTTGAGACACCTATTGTGGAAGCCAGCGGCAAGGTTTGGATGAGCGAGGTGCCTGCGGTTTCTTTTTTTCTGCCAGGACAGTGGTATAATGTGGTTGCACTGCTTGAGGAGGGCGGTATTCGTTACTATTGCAATCTCACTTCTCCATATACTTGGAACAATACGCTGCTCACCTATATTGATTACGATTTGGATGTCATTCGTCTGCCGGATGGCAGCCGCCGAGTGGTGGATGAGGATGAATATGAGCTGCATAATGCAAAGTACGGCTATCCAAGAGATGTGCAGGAGCATGTGCTGGAGGGGCTGAATAAGCTGCTTTTGCAAATGGATGAGCAGGAGCCTCCCTTCCATGATGAAGTGATTATTGCTTATTATGAAGCATGGCGCAAAAGCTTATAA
- a CDS encoding trypsin-like peptidase domain-containing protein, with protein MRKGTWLSLILSVAFLLMGAGAVVFIRSEIPKQLSGKPLLAVSEARSEKTGKPLKDVIYETQKLVVMIESSNGKQGSGFLYNNQGDLITNAHVVSGVHKVKIHTSDARELDGEVIGISKETDIAVVRVPALVGEKPLKMVRNKKAEIGDEVMAIGSPLGFQNTVTTGIISGLGRNFTIEPYSYKDLYQISAPIAPGNSGGPLVRRETGEVLGINSAGIEQGSIGFSIPIVNVLATVEAWSSKPMGVLPEQEGTNGNGMEKQEATMSEYASYLVTHFYDSLNNADYVYAYSLLGGSWKEGKSYDEFREGYMPTRNVVIDDMHVTVNNDKQATVTAIISVDERVSGKNKLSKYQVIYEVGYENDQLKLITGRGKVIEQAAHEKEQH; from the coding sequence ATGAGAAAAGGAACTTGGCTTAGCCTTATATTGTCTGTTGCTTTTCTGCTTATGGGGGCGGGAGCGGTCGTATTCATCCGTTCCGAAATTCCCAAGCAGCTCAGCGGCAAGCCGCTGCTTGCCGTGTCAGAAGCGCGCTCGGAGAAAACCGGCAAGCCGCTTAAAGACGTCATATATGAAACCCAGAAGCTGGTCGTGATGATTGAAAGCAGCAATGGCAAGCAGGGCTCAGGCTTTTTGTACAATAATCAAGGTGACCTAATTACCAATGCACATGTCGTTTCCGGCGTTCATAAGGTGAAGATCCATACGTCTGATGCAAGGGAGCTTGATGGCGAAGTCATTGGCATCAGCAAGGAGACAGATATCGCGGTTGTCCGCGTCCCGGCACTGGTTGGCGAGAAGCCGCTTAAGATGGTTCGCAATAAAAAAGCGGAGATTGGCGATGAAGTGATGGCGATTGGCAGTCCGCTTGGTTTTCAAAATACAGTAACGACAGGCATCATTAGCGGCTTAGGCCGTAATTTTACAATCGAACCGTATTCGTATAAGGATTTGTATCAAATTTCTGCGCCCATTGCGCCGGGAAACAGCGGAGGTCCTTTAGTCAGAAGAGAGACAGGCGAAGTGCTCGGTATTAATTCAGCAGGCATTGAGCAAGGTTCGATCGGATTTAGCATTCCGATCGTCAATGTGCTGGCGACAGTGGAGGCATGGTCGTCGAAGCCAATGGGGGTGCTGCCCGAGCAGGAGGGCACGAACGGCAATGGCATGGAAAAGCAGGAAGCGACAATGAGTGAATATGCCAGCTACTTGGTTACTCATTTTTATGACAGCCTGAACAATGCCGATTATGTATATGCCTATTCCTTGCTGGGCGGCAGCTGGAAAGAGGGCAAAAGCTATGACGAATTTCGTGAAGGCTATATGCCAACGCGCAATGTCGTCATCGACGATATGCATGTAACGGTCAATAACGATAAGCAAGCGACTGTGACGGCGATTATTTCAGTGGATGAGAGAGTAAGCGGCAAAAACAAGCTGAGCAAATATCAGGTCATCTACGAGGTCGGCTATGAGAACGACCAGCTCAAGCTGATAACCGGCAGAGGCAAGGTGATTGAGCAGGCCGCGCATGAAAAGGAACAGCACTAA
- a CDS encoding YneF family protein, translated as MWSYIIPIVTLIVGAVGGFFIGVFYLRKQLEKMQSDPEMIQKMAKQMGYNLNKQQMTRAQNMMKNQHQNMNKNQKMPRR; from the coding sequence ATGTGGAGTTACATTATTCCGATTGTGACATTAATCGTGGGGGCAGTCGGTGGATTTTTTATCGGCGTATTCTATTTACGCAAACAGCTAGAGAAAATGCAGAGCGATCCAGAGATGATTCAAAAAATGGCAAAACAAATGGGCTATAATCTGAACAAGCAGCAGATGACTCGTGCCCAAAACATGATGAAAAACCAGCACCAGAATATGAACAAAAATCAGAAGATGCCGCGCAGATAA
- a CDS encoding zinc ribbon domain-containing protein translates to MHCQHCGNKYEPSAVYCSKCGKPLLQDAQANEQTQAVVIQEHELFVREASASLVPEQAPVRNRRARTGAGRKFIIALVPVVVFITTSAGVFSYYIYESDLNDHVAEWHEQAKQRAWGGKYHEAMLQLEKAAKVRPAYGVLQEDMDIVNEAVAIENKINSLASELDNGALTEAAPLVKQLNTLLAGREEQIFSPLREAFADLNVRMVVVQVQNELDQINSLDALTVKLNTVNGLGGEEAVAVRKQIVDKIAIVCQQQTKELLQKKSFSEAIATVEKGMAYAPEDKNLTKLLESIHAEKQAFEKAEQERIERAMQKAAEEDLLNQTAAAQVVKVDTSFDETGSFKIHALLKNAATRPIYSVEIQYSVRGKDKQILKKGTSIAMPNYIEPNESFTFDATVEGIEEADATVVIDHVTWYLD, encoded by the coding sequence GTGCATTGCCAACATTGCGGAAATAAATATGAGCCTAGTGCCGTATATTGCAGCAAATGCGGGAAACCGCTGCTTCAGGACGCGCAGGCAAATGAGCAGACGCAGGCTGTTGTCATTCAAGAGCATGAATTATTCGTTCGGGAGGCAAGCGCCTCACTAGTGCCAGAGCAAGCGCCAGTACGAAACAGAAGAGCCCGTACCGGGGCTGGGCGTAAGTTTATTATTGCGCTCGTGCCGGTCGTCGTATTTATTACAACGTCTGCTGGTGTTTTTTCTTATTACATATATGAAAGCGATTTGAATGATCATGTCGCCGAATGGCATGAGCAAGCGAAGCAGAGAGCTTGGGGAGGCAAATATCACGAAGCGATGCTCCAGCTTGAGAAGGCGGCGAAGGTGCGTCCAGCCTACGGTGTTCTTCAGGAGGATATGGATATTGTCAACGAGGCGGTTGCTATCGAAAATAAAATCAACAGCCTGGCCAGCGAACTGGACAATGGAGCTTTGACGGAGGCAGCACCGCTAGTGAAGCAACTAAATACGTTGCTTGCAGGCCGGGAAGAGCAGATTTTTTCACCACTGCGCGAGGCGTTCGCCGATTTAAATGTTAGAATGGTCGTTGTACAGGTGCAAAATGAGCTGGACCAAATTAACTCGTTGGATGCTTTGACGGTGAAGCTTAATACGGTTAATGGTTTAGGCGGCGAAGAAGCGGTAGCTGTACGCAAGCAGATCGTGGACAAAATCGCGATTGTATGCCAACAGCAAACGAAGGAGCTGCTTCAGAAAAAAAGCTTTTCTGAGGCGATCGCCACCGTAGAGAAGGGAATGGCCTATGCCCCGGAGGATAAGAACTTGACGAAGCTGCTTGAAAGCATTCATGCGGAGAAGCAGGCTTTTGAGAAGGCGGAGCAGGAAAGAATTGAGCGTGCCATGCAGAAAGCGGCCGAAGAGGATTTGCTTAACCAGACGGCAGCCGCCCAGGTCGTTAAGGTGGATACGAGCTTTGATGAAACGGGCAGCTTCAAAATTCATGCCTTGCTCAAAAATGCTGCCACCCGGCCCATTTATTCCGTTGAAATCCAGTATTCGGTGCGCGGCAAGGATAAGCAGATTTTGAAGAAGGGCACGTCTATCGCTATGCCTAACTATATAGAGCCTAACGAATCCTTTACTTTCGACGCAACTGTGGAAGGCATTGAAGAGGCCGATGCTACTGTCGTTATCGATCATGTTACATGGTATTTGGACTAG
- the queG gene encoding tRNA epoxyqueuosine(34) reductase QueG has protein sequence MEERAYYAALKKEMKAAALSLGIDKIGIASADPFITLKQRLISHRELGYESGFEEPDIDKRTNPALLFDQPQSIIAIAIAYPSKLHRPPQSEPGARRGILSRSAWGEDYHKVLRNRLGRLEAWLSERVPGFRAESMVDTGALSDRAVAERAGLGWSAKNCSILSEDLGSWIYLGEMITNLPLEPDESVTDGCGECTKCIDACPTDALVGPGQLNSSRCISFITQTKGFVEDGYMRKIGNRLYGCDTCQTVCPVNRGKNWTHQPELQPDHELVKPLLTPLLTMGNKEFQRLYASSSSAWRGKKPIQRNAVIALGNFKERSAVPDLIQVLRHDVRPVMRGTAAWSLGRIGGAEAEEAIQQALLQEADDDARRYMEQAILSLTEGVDTAPR, from the coding sequence ATGGAGGAACGGGCATATTATGCTGCATTGAAAAAAGAAATGAAAGCCGCCGCGCTCAGCCTTGGCATCGACAAAATAGGCATCGCCTCTGCCGATCCGTTCATCACCTTGAAGCAACGGCTGATTTCGCACCGCGAGCTGGGCTATGAATCTGGATTCGAAGAGCCGGATATTGATAAGCGTACCAATCCGGCGCTGTTGTTTGACCAGCCCCAGTCGATTATCGCCATTGCGATCGCTTACCCATCCAAGCTCCATCGGCCTCCTCAATCGGAGCCGGGAGCCAGAAGAGGCATTTTGTCCCGTTCAGCTTGGGGAGAGGACTACCATAAGGTGCTGCGCAATAGACTAGGGCGGCTTGAAGCTTGGCTTTCAGAGCGTGTACCGGGCTTTCGCGCTGAAAGCATGGTCGATACTGGGGCTTTATCGGATCGAGCCGTTGCCGAGCGGGCAGGACTAGGCTGGAGCGCCAAAAACTGCTCGATATTGTCCGAGGACCTTGGCTCGTGGATCTACCTTGGGGAAATGATTACAAATTTGCCGCTGGAGCCGGATGAGTCCGTGACTGATGGCTGCGGCGAATGCACGAAATGCATTGACGCTTGCCCGACGGACGCGCTCGTTGGTCCTGGTCAGCTTAATTCGAGCCGCTGTATTTCATTTATTACGCAAACGAAAGGTTTTGTAGAAGACGGCTACATGCGAAAAATCGGCAATCGTCTGTACGGCTGCGATACTTGCCAGACCGTATGTCCAGTAAATCGAGGCAAAAACTGGACGCATCAGCCGGAGCTCCAGCCCGATCATGAGCTGGTTAAGCCGCTGCTTACACCATTGCTGACAATGGGCAATAAAGAATTTCAACGTCTATATGCGAGCAGTTCTTCTGCTTGGCGGGGGAAAAAGCCGATTCAGCGCAATGCGGTTATTGCGCTGGGCAATTTTAAGGAGCGGAGCGCAGTGCCGGATCTCATTCAAGTGCTGCGGCACGATGTGCGCCCGGTTATGCGGGGAACCGCGGCATGGTCACTGGGCCGTATCGGCGGCGCAGAAGCAGAGGAAGCGATTCAGCAGGCATTACTGCAAGAAGCGGATGATGACGCGCGGCGCTATATGGAGCAGGCGATACTGTCACTAACAGAAGGTGTCGATACAGCACCTCGTTAA
- the folE gene encoding GTP cyclohydrolase I FolE, translating into MAGKKDYVNSKVSQNREQIEFHVKEILKLVGENVEREGLLETPARVTRMYEEIFAGYEVDPSEVLGVTFDEQHEELVIVKDIIYYSQCEHHMAPFFGKAHIGYIPSGKIAGLSKLARLVEAVTRRLQVQERITSQIADILDKELQPHGVMVVVEGEHLCMCSRGVKKPGSMTVTSAVRGEFRSNPALRSEFLALLKS; encoded by the coding sequence ATGGCGGGAAAGAAAGATTACGTCAACTCTAAAGTCAGTCAGAACCGGGAGCAGATCGAATTTCATGTGAAGGAAATTTTGAAGCTCGTGGGCGAGAATGTGGAAAGGGAAGGGCTGCTGGAGACGCCTGCACGCGTCACCCGCATGTATGAAGAAATTTTTGCAGGCTATGAGGTTGATCCGAGCGAGGTGCTAGGCGTTACGTTCGATGAACAGCATGAAGAGCTGGTTATTGTAAAAGATATTATTTATTACAGCCAGTGCGAGCATCATATGGCGCCATTTTTCGGCAAAGCACATATTGGTTATATTCCAAGCGGCAAAATTGCCGGCCTCAGTAAGCTCGCTCGCCTAGTAGAAGCTGTTACAAGGCGCTTGCAAGTACAGGAGCGGATAACGAGCCAAATCGCAGATATTTTAGACAAGGAATTGCAGCCGCATGGCGTTATGGTCGTCGTTGAGGGCGAGCATTTGTGCATGTGCTCCCGCGGGGTGAAGAAGCCTGGCAGCATGACGGTGACGTCGGCTGTGCGCGGCGAGTTCCGTTCTAATCCGGCTTTACGTTCCGAATTTTTAGCCTTGCTCAAGTCCTAA
- a CDS encoding GNAT family N-acetyltransferase, with the protein MNVRSFQLSDYRLLTALLAEVLTEECYEQTMEAFARQLSWDSELVLVALYESEVVGVIIGTIDNNTGYYYRVAVHADHQRQGIGKALIESLRLRFQQRQVKKILITADEHNEAVLPLYESLGYVSKDFFRSFQQLSIIAG; encoded by the coding sequence ATGAATGTTCGTTCCTTCCAATTATCAGATTACAGGTTGCTAACGGCTCTTCTTGCGGAAGTATTAACTGAAGAATGTTACGAGCAAACAATGGAAGCTTTTGCACGTCAATTGTCATGGGATAGCGAGCTTGTTCTCGTCGCTCTCTATGAGTCGGAAGTTGTAGGTGTCATTATTGGTACGATTGATAATAACACGGGCTACTATTATCGTGTTGCGGTCCATGCGGACCATCAGCGTCAAGGAATTGGCAAAGCACTTATTGAGTCATTGCGCCTAAGATTCCAACAGCGCCAAGTAAAGAAAATTTTAATTACAGCTGATGAGCACAATGAAGCCGTTTTGCCGCTTTATGAATCGCTGGGCTATGTGTCCAAGGATTTTTTCCGCTCTTTTCAACAGCTAAGTATTATAGCAGGTTAG
- the lepB gene encoding signal peptidase I, with product MDRFSFDGGGSSEAEERRRLGAAKRPGWSKELWEWVKTVGISFIIVAVLHLFVFNLSTVEGHSMEPTLQEKEWLFVNKFIYLIGAPKIGDVVILQDPSAFGKEQELLVKRVVGLPGDRIEISNKQLYRNGELVDEPYIDTNIEDLDIMPLTVEAGSYYVMGDNRHARASKDSRMFGTVPIAAIEGKAQFIVWPYKQIKPL from the coding sequence ATGGACAGATTTTCATTTGACGGCGGCGGCAGCAGCGAAGCTGAAGAACGGCGGCGGCTTGGGGCAGCTAAACGCCCAGGCTGGTCGAAGGAGCTTTGGGAATGGGTGAAAACCGTTGGCATATCGTTCATTATCGTTGCAGTGCTGCATCTGTTTGTGTTTAATCTTTCTACCGTAGAAGGACATTCCATGGAGCCAACCTTGCAGGAGAAGGAATGGCTGTTTGTAAATAAATTCATATATTTGATCGGTGCGCCAAAAATCGGAGATGTCGTTATATTGCAGGACCCTTCAGCTTTTGGCAAAGAGCAGGAGCTGCTCGTAAAACGCGTCGTCGGCTTGCCGGGAGACCGAATTGAAATTTCGAACAAGCAATTGTATCGTAATGGCGAGCTTGTGGACGAACCGTATATTGATACGAATATTGAGGATTTGGACATCATGCCGCTAACTGTTGAGGCAGGCAGCTATTATGTGATGGGGGACAACCGTCATGCGCGGGCGAGCAAGGACAGCCGAATGTTTGGAACGGTTCCCATTGCAGCGATTGAGGGCAAGGCGCAGTTTATCGTATGGCCGTACAAACAAATAAAGCCGTTATAG
- a CDS encoding VanZ family protein, producing MMINENNIYLKLIAILILIISLLYLKFKKKSSLTYMTLFLIFYVYMINVFKLTFLPIPIDPRAIAAMKGDTVQFFYNLNYIPFRAFDKNMLLNIILLVPYGFFIRYLTHKGNILIHAVFWGLFFEATQILISFATNFNYRTIDIDDAIANFLGVLLGYAIHLIFSVVSYKVLNKTLNKNSFLEHIFQVSKLTLRK from the coding sequence ATGATGATTAATGAAAATAATATATATCTTAAATTGATCGCAATATTGATTTTAATTATTTCTCTTTTATACTTGAAATTCAAAAAAAAATCCTCGTTAACATATATGACTCTATTTTTAATTTTCTATGTCTACATGATTAATGTTTTTAAATTGACGTTTCTGCCTATACCTATTGATCCGAGGGCTATAGCGGCAATGAAAGGAGATACTGTTCAATTTTTTTATAATTTAAACTATATTCCTTTTAGAGCGTTTGATAAAAATATGCTGCTTAATATTATTCTTTTAGTCCCCTATGGATTTTTTATTCGATATTTAACTCACAAAGGAAATATTTTGATTCATGCTGTTTTTTGGGGTTTGTTTTTTGAAGCAACACAAATATTGATTTCATTCGCAACAAATTTTAACTATAGGACGATAGATATTGATGATGCTATTGCGAACTTCTTAGGTGTTTTATTAGGTTATGCTATTCATCTTATTTTTAGTGTAGTTTCATATAAGGTTCTAAATAAAACTTTAAATAAAAATAGTTTTTTAGAGCATATTTTTCAAGTCTCTAAATTAACCCTACGAAAATGA
- a CDS encoding glycoside hydrolase family 9 protein, translated as MRIKWMLVQTLAIALLLGSLPLQPVSSVQAAGNYNYAEALQKAIYFYEAQRSGVLPETNRVEWRGDSGLLDGADNGVDLTGGWYDAGDHVKFGLPMAFSATMLAWSVYEYKEGYEQAGQLNEILDNLKWATDYFVKAHTAPNELWGQVGGGNIDHAWWGPAEVMQMARPSFKITETCRGSDLAGETAAALASSSIVFKESDPAYSALLLKHAKELYSFADNFRGKYSDCITDVASFYNSWSGYMDELTWAATWLYMATEDNTYLNKAIQSAYDWDKDSSSNSWAYKWTIGWDDKRYGAQLLLARITSELGRPEASDFIASTERNLNYWTVGTNGSRITYSPGGLAWLDAWGSLRYAANASFLAFVYSDFVADPVKKARYNDFAVSQIKYMLGDNPRNSSYVVGYGVNAPEHPHHRTSHGSWSDSSGNPTSHRHILYGALVGGPNASDQYTDSIDDYVSNEVATDYNAGFTASLAKMNLLYGAGQQPLANFPPAETKEDEMFVEAQVSQSSSNFTEIKAFINNKSAWPARMGDKLSFRYFLDLSEVYAAGYTAANVSVTANYNQGATVSLKPFDEANHIYYVLADFTGTKIYPGGQPHFRKEIQIRISAPQGAWNPANDYSYAGLSSSQAVKTAKIPVYDAGALVFGQTPAGGGVTPTPTPSATPTPTPTPTTTPSPTPTPSTTPTPTPTVTPSPTPTPAGGLKVQYRAADTNATNNAMMPQFEIFNNGSSAVALNTLKLRYYFTADGTQSHQFWSDYAQVGSSNVQGAFVTMSSQAATADTYLELSFTAAAGSISAGGSSGLIQGRISKTDWSNLNEANDYSFDATKTTFVDWSKVTLYQNGTLVWGIEP; from the coding sequence ATGCGGATCAAATGGATGCTCGTTCAGACACTTGCAATCGCACTGCTATTAGGCAGTTTGCCATTGCAGCCAGTCTCGAGCGTTCAGGCGGCAGGCAATTATAATTATGCCGAGGCGTTGCAGAAAGCGATTTATTTTTATGAAGCGCAGCGTTCGGGGGTCCTTCCTGAAACGAACCGTGTCGAATGGCGGGGCGATTCCGGTTTGCTCGACGGAGCTGATAATGGCGTCGATTTGACAGGCGGCTGGTATGATGCTGGGGACCATGTGAAATTTGGGCTTCCGATGGCTTTTTCAGCAACTATGCTGGCTTGGTCGGTTTATGAATATAAGGAAGGCTATGAGCAGGCTGGCCAATTGAACGAAATTTTGGACAATTTGAAATGGGCCACCGATTATTTTGTTAAAGCGCACACAGCGCCTAATGAGCTTTGGGGGCAGGTTGGAGGCGGCAACATAGATCATGCTTGGTGGGGACCTGCGGAAGTGATGCAAATGGCGCGTCCTTCTTTCAAAATCACGGAAACATGCCGTGGCTCGGACCTGGCAGGAGAGACGGCGGCGGCGCTCGCTTCCTCCTCTATCGTGTTTAAAGAATCAGATCCAGCCTATTCCGCACTGTTGCTCAAGCATGCGAAGGAGCTTTATAGCTTTGCAGACAACTTCCGGGGCAAATATTCGGATTGCATTACCGATGTTGCTTCCTTCTACAATTCGTGGAGCGGTTATATGGATGAGCTGACTTGGGCCGCAACCTGGCTGTATATGGCAACAGAGGATAACACCTATTTGAATAAAGCGATTCAATCAGCTTATGACTGGGACAAGGACAGCTCAAGCAACTCTTGGGCTTACAAATGGACAATCGGCTGGGATGACAAACGTTATGGCGCCCAATTGCTCCTCGCCCGGATTACATCAGAGCTTGGAAGGCCGGAGGCCAGTGATTTTATCGCCTCGACTGAGCGCAATTTGAACTATTGGACCGTTGGTACTAACGGATCGCGAATTACGTATTCGCCTGGCGGCTTGGCATGGCTGGATGCATGGGGCTCCCTGCGTTATGCGGCTAATGCTTCTTTCCTGGCATTTGTATATTCCGATTTTGTAGCGGACCCGGTCAAAAAAGCGCGCTATAACGATTTTGCCGTTAGCCAGATTAAATATATGCTAGGCGACAATCCGCGCAACAGCAGCTACGTAGTCGGTTATGGCGTCAATGCACCGGAGCACCCGCATCATCGTACGTCACACGGCTCATGGTCAGATAGCTCGGGCAATCCAACCTCGCATCGTCATATCCTTTATGGCGCATTGGTAGGGGGGCCTAATGCTTCGGATCAATATACGGATTCTATTGATGACTATGTGAGCAACGAAGTAGCGACGGACTACAATGCAGGCTTTACGGCTTCACTTGCAAAAATGAATTTGCTGTATGGTGCAGGCCAACAGCCGCTTGCGAACTTCCCGCCAGCTGAAACGAAGGAAGATGAAATGTTTGTAGAAGCGCAAGTAAGCCAGTCCAGCTCCAATTTTACTGAAATTAAAGCATTCATAAATAATAAATCGGCATGGCCTGCTCGTATGGGAGACAAATTATCCTTCCGCTACTTCCTTGATTTAAGTGAGGTATATGCGGCCGGCTACACTGCAGCTAACGTAAGTGTTACTGCCAACTATAATCAAGGCGCAACGGTTAGCTTGAAGCCGTTTGACGAGGCAAACCATATTTATTATGTACTGGCAGACTTTACAGGCACGAAAATCTATCCAGGCGGACAACCGCATTTCCGCAAGGAAATTCAAATCCGTATTTCCGCTCCTCAAGGAGCATGGAATCCGGCTAATGATTATTCGTATGCAGGGCTTTCATCAAGCCAGGCAGTAAAGACAGCTAAAATTCCGGTGTACGATGCTGGAGCGCTCGTGTTCGGTCAGACGCCGGCTGGAGGCGGTGTAACACCAACTCCAACGCCTTCTGCTACACCAACGCCGACACCAACACCAACAACAACGCCGAGTCCTACACCGACACCGTCGACGACGCCAACGCCGACACCAACAGTGACGCCAAGTCCAACGCCAACTCCGGCAGGCGGCTTGAAGGTGCAATACCGTGCAGCGGATACGAATGCTACGAACAATGCGATGATGCCGCAGTTTGAAATTTTCAACAACGGTTCAAGCGCTGTAGCTTTGAATACGCTTAAGCTTCGCTATTACTTCACAGCTGATGGCACGCAGTCGCATCAGTTCTGGAGCGATTATGCACAAGTAGGCAGCAGCAATGTGCAGGGTGCTTT
- a CDS encoding superoxide dismutase, which produces MAHQLPALPYANNALEPHIDALTMEIHHDRHHNAYVTNLNAALESAPELQGKSIEDLIGDLASVPEAIRTAVRNNGGGHANHSLFWETIGPDAGGAPTGALAAAIDSELGGFDTFKAEFAKAGATRFGSGWAWLSLTKDGKLKVSSLPNQDSPIMEGETPLLGLDVWEHAYYLNYQNKRPDYIAAFWNVVNWAEVGKRYEAAVK; this is translated from the coding sequence ATGGCACATCAATTACCAGCACTTCCGTATGCGAATAACGCTCTTGAGCCCCACATCGACGCTCTGACGATGGAAATCCATCACGACCGTCACCACAACGCTTATGTAACAAACCTGAACGCTGCTTTGGAATCTGCCCCTGAGCTGCAAGGCAAATCTATTGAAGATTTGATTGGCGATTTGGCAAGCGTGCCTGAAGCGATCCGTACAGCGGTTCGCAACAATGGCGGTGGACATGCTAACCACAGCCTGTTCTGGGAAACAATCGGTCCTGACGCTGGCGGCGCTCCAACTGGCGCACTAGCTGCTGCGATTGACAGCGAGCTGGGCGGCTTCGATACATTCAAAGCTGAATTTGCAAAAGCTGGCGCTACTCGTTTCGGCAGCGGCTGGGCATGGCTTTCCCTGACAAAAGACGGCAAGCTGAAAGTTTCCAGCCTGCCGAACCAAGACAGCCCGATCATGGAAGGCGAAACGCCGCTTCTTGGTCTGGACGTTTGGGAGCATGCTTACTACCTGAACTACCAAAACAAACGCCCTGACTACATTGCAGCGTTCTGGAATGTTGTAAACTGGGCTGAGGTTGGCAAACGTTACGAAGCAGCTGTTAAATAA